Proteins from a genomic interval of Quercus lobata isolate SW786 chromosome 11, ValleyOak3.0 Primary Assembly, whole genome shotgun sequence:
- the LOC115969066 gene encoding basic form of pathogenesis-related protein 1-like — protein MGLCKISLAFVFLMGLTLVHLTLAQDSKEDYLNAHNAARANVGVPSLTWDDTVAAYAQNYANQRIGDCNLVHSGGKYGENIAWGSADLSGTNAVKMWVDEKANYDYNSNSCVGGECLHYTQVVWRNSVRLGCAKVRCNNGGTFIGCNYDPPGNYVGQKPY, from the coding sequence ATGGGGTTGTGTAAGATTTCACTAGCTTTTGTTTTTCTCATGGGCTTAACCCTAGTCCATCTCACCCTTGCCCAAGACTCCAAAGAAGACTACCTTAATGCCCACAATGCAGCCCGTGCAAACGTGGGAGTTCCATCTCTGACTTGGGATGACACTGTCGCCGCATATGCACAGAACTATGCTAATCAGCGTATTGGAGATTGCAATCTTGTGCACTCCGGTGGAAAATATGGTGAAAACATTGCATGGGGCAGCGCTGACCTCTCAGGCACAAATGCGGTAAAGATGTGGGTCGACGAGAAAGCCAACTATGACTACAACTCTAACTCTTGTGTTGGTGGGGAGTGCCTGCACTATACTCAGGTGGTTTGGCGCAACTCGGTTCGTCTTGGATGTGCTAAAGTGAGGTGCAACAATGGTGGGACATTCATTGGTTGCAACTATGATCCTCCTGGCAACTATGTTGGCCAGAAGCCTTACTAA